TCCCCTCGGGGACGCGGGTGGTCATAGTGACGAGGAACTCCACGACTCCGCCCTTTCGCATCGAGGCAAACAGACTGGCCGCATCAGGCTACGTCCGTCCCGGAATCGACGCCGGAGGAGATCACGGTTCCGGCGGACGTCGTCGAAAGCATCGGCCGGCGAGCCCGCGGCGCGCGCCCCGCCGTCCGCGCGCGTCGGCACGTCGGGCCTGTTCGTGCCCTGAGAAACCAGGCTTACCGGCGCAAGGGCGCCTCGTATACTCGGGGCCTGATTCGTAACCCGATGTACGTTTTGCGGCCTCCCAGGCGGCATGAAACCGTTCTGGGACCGATCCCAAATCTTGATCAACCTTCTGCATGGCGCCAGTCAACGCAAGAGTATACTTGCGCCGCTCACCTCACACATCGTTGAAAGAAACGAGCATTCTGTTGAACAGCCAAGGGGAGGATCAGGGTATGGACAGTGAGCCCGCAGGGGACGAAAGCACCCAAGTCGTCGGTATCGAGGCCGCCGCGGCCGAAACGATCGCCGTGCTGCCCCAGCAGGCCGCGCCCGCCGACGCCGAGCCCGCTGCCCCGGCCGAGCAGGTCGCGACCGAAGTCGTGGCCGTGGCCGCCGCCGTCGCCGCCCCCGAGCCCGCTGCCCCGCTCGAGCAGGTCGCGACCGACATCGTCCCCGTCGCCGCCGCCATCGCCCCCGAGCCGACCGCCCCGCTCCAGCCCGGCTACGGCGCGCCCGTCCCCTACGCGGCCCCGTACGCGACCCAGTTCGCCGGCATGCCGTTCGACCCGGCGCTGGCCGGAGCCCTGCCGCCGGCGCCCAAGCAGCGCAACGTGCTGGCCGTGCTCGGCGTGATCTTCGCCGTGCTCATCTGGCCGGTCGGCCTGATCCTCTCCACCCTCGGACTGCTCAAGGCCTACAGCCGCAAGACCGGCAAGGTCCTGTCGATCATCGGCCTGGTCGTGTCCGTGATCGTGGGCGGCGGGGTCATCGCGCTGGTGTCGCAGGCCACTTCCACCGTCTCCTCCTCGACGGCTCTGGACGAGGGCTGCAAGAGCGTCGAGTCGAAGCTGCCGGCCGATCTGGCCACGCTGAAGGCCGACACGGCGACGCTGACCTCCAACAAGGACAGCGCCTCGAGCTCGAACAGCTCGATCACCACCGTCTCCAGCGACATCGCCGCGATCGGGACCGACCTGACCGAGGCCTCGGGCCGGGCCACGCACGCGCCCGTCAAGGGCGACCTGGACAAGATGAACTCCCAGCTGCAGGCCCTCTCGACCGCGCTGGACAACATCCAGAACCACTCCACCGCCTCCGAGGGCGCCGCCGCCGCGGCGCTGACCACGCTGAGCGGCACGGGCAAGGACCTCGACGCGCTCTGCTCGAGCTACTAGGCCGCGCGGTACGCCCCCTCCCCCAGACCTTTTTCACCTCACCACAAAAAGAGTGGTAACCCCATGACTCAGCCCGAAGAATTCCCCGCGGAGCCCGCACCCGCCCAGCCCGCCCAGCCCGCCCAGCCCGCCGAGACGCCGCAGCCGCCGGTGCCGGCCGAGTGGGCCCAGCAGGCCCAGGCCCCCCAGCAGCAGCCCGACGCCGCGCAGGTCCAGGCCTGGCCGCAGCCGGTCGACCCGGCCGTGCAGGCCGCCGCCTTCGCCTACACGCAGATGCCGAGCCCGGAGGAGCAGGCGGCCGCGGCCGCCAAGAAGGCCAAGCGGCGCTCGGTGTTCGCGAAGTCCGCGATCCTGGCGGTGCCCGCCCTCGCGCTGGTCGCGCTGCTCGTCGGCACCAGCGTCGAGTCCAGCTCCTTCACCAGCAAGCACAACGACGCCACCGCCGCGGCCAAGGCCGCGGACCAGGGCGGCAACCTCGCCGCCCCGCTGAAGGCGGCGGAGTCGGCCGCGCAGAACTCGATCCTGGTCGACGCCGGCTGCGTGGCCGTCGAGTCGCAGGCCACGACGGACTTCGAGACCAAGGTCGGCAAAGACGACGACGCGCTGGCCAAGGCGGACCAGGGCAACAGCATCTCCGCCTACCTCGCCGCCGTCGACAAGTACGTCTCGGACCTGCAGGGCTTCTCGACGGCTCTGGAGCAGGACGGCGCGCTCTCCAGCCGCTCCTCGGTCAAGGCCGCGGTCGACACCGTCGCCAAGGACCTCGGGGTCTTCATCTCGACGATGCAGGCCGCCGAAACCGGCAACCTCAGCAACAACGCCCTGAACCAGCTCGACTCCGCCGTGAGCCGGATGGACGCGGACACCACCGCCGTGGACAGCATGTGCGGCGGCACCATCCTCAACGGCGGCCCCGACCAGAATCTCACCAACCTGGTGGCCTGATCGCCCCCCTGCACCTCTCCGGCGTCCTTCCCATCCGCCTCGGCGGGCGGGAAGGACGCCGTGTTTCCGCCCCCGGTCGGCGCCCGCCCACCGAACGGCGTGGATCAGGCCTTTGCGAGGTCGCAGTACATGACGTGCAACCCGATCCGGCCGAGCTCCGGGTGCTCGAAGGCGCCCGGGACCGTGCCGACGAGGGTGAAGCCGAGCGTCTCGTACAGGTGCACGGCGTGCACGTTCGAGGCCGCCACCGCGTTGAACTGCATGCCCGCGTAGCCCTGCTCCCGCGCCCAGTCGAGCGCGTGGGCGCACAGCCGGCGGCCGACGCCGCGTCCCCGCGCGTCGGCGGAGACCATGAAGCTGGCGGTCGCCACGTGCTTGCCCGGGCCGGGCCGGTTGGGCCCCATCCGTGCGGTGCCGAAGATCCGGTCGTCCTCCGTCGCGACCACGGTCAGCCCGGGGCCGTCGCCGGGCTCGATCCAGGTGTCCCGGGCCGCGGATTCGGTCATCGCGGGATCGTAGGTGTAGGTGTCCGCGGCACGGACGATCTCCTCGACGATCGGCCACACCTGGTCCCAGTCGGCGCTCTCGAACGCTCGCACAATCATGGCGCGAGCGTAGTTCCGCCGCCGTGGCAGGCGAAAGAGGGCTGATCACAGAGCTAGGATGGAGAGCATGGCCGCATTCGAGATCGGGCTGCTTCATCCGGGCGCGATGGGCGCGAGGGTCGCCGAGCAGGCGGCTGCCAACGGCGCGATCGTGTGGTGGCTGCCCGAGGGGCGCAGCGCACAGAGCCGTGCCCGGGCGGCGGAGGCGGGACTGCGCGACGCCGGCTCGCTCAAGCAGCTGGCCGAACGCTGCCAGATCATCCTGAGCGTATGCCCGCCGGCCAACGCCCTCGAGGTGGCGCGCTCGGTCGCAGCCCTCGACTTCGCCGGGATCTACGCGGACCTCAACGCCATCAGCCCGGCGAACGCCGCGTCGATCGCCACGCTGTTCGCCGACCCCTCGTCGGTGGTGGACGGCGGCATCGTCGGCGGCCCGCCGCACCGGCCGGGCGAGACGCGGCTCTACCTTTCCGGGCCGGGCGCCGCGGCGGAGCGGGTCCGCGCACTGTTCGAGGCGACCGCGCTCGAACCGCATGTGCTGGCGGGCGACGTGGGCCGCGCTTCCGCGCTCAAGCTGGCGTTCGCCTCCTTCAACAAGATCTCTTACGTGCTGGCCGTCCAGGCCTACGCCCTCGCGTCCGGCCACGGCGTGCTCGACGAGCTTCTCGAGCTGGCGGAGCACGCGGTGCCGGGGACGGCGCTCGCCCGGCCGGACCAGGTCGCCGGCGCGGGCCCGCGCGCGTGGCGGTGGGCGCCGGAGATGCACGAGATCGCCGAGGCCTGCGACGCCGTCGGCGCGCCCGCGGCGATCGCCCGGGCCGCCGCGGACGTGTTCGAGCACTGGCACGCGCTCAAGGGCGCGGACTCGGTGTCGGTGCGGCGACTACTCGACGAACTGGGCGTGAACAGCGCCGATGATCCGGATAACATGCTCTGAGGTTGATAGACAGCGGCCGACCGGCCGGTGATAGCCTTTCGCCGACGAGTCGACGCGACCCGGTTGCAAGGGGCATCTTGCGAGCCGTGTGCGCCGATGGAGAGGCGTAAGCGTGCGGGACGACATTGCCAGGGCGGACGCGAAGGCGGACGTACCGGAGCCCTCATCCACCGCTCTGGTACCGAAGGCCCGCTCGGCGACCGACGTCGCCGCCTCCCCGCCCGCCGCGCCCGATTCCCCGGCCCCCGCCACGGCGCAGGCGCCGCCGGCCGAGGCCGCCGCGTCGTCGCGAACCAAGCCCGGCAACCGCTTGCACGCCCTCGACCTCCTCCGCTTCGTCGCAGCGATCACGGTGGTGGTGTTCCACTATTCGGCCCGCGGCCGCGGCTGGCACACTCCCGTGCGGCACCTGTTCCCGAAGCTGCACGCCGTATCGCAGTACGGCTGGATGGGCGTCGAGCTGTTCTTCCTGATCAGCGGTTTCGTGATCTGCATGAGCAGTTGGGGGCGCCCGGTGGGCGCCTTCTTCGTCTCCCGGGTGGCCCGCCTGTTCCCGGCCTACCTGTTAGCGGTCGCCCTCACCGCCACGGTGGTGGCGATATGGCCCGGCTTCAGCCTGGACACGAACACCGGCACGGTCCTCGCGAACTTCACCATGCTCGAGAACCTGCTCGGGGACCGTTCGATCGACTCGGTGTACTGGACCCTGCTCATCGAGCTGCGTTTCTACCTGCTCTTCGCCCTCGTCGTCTGGCGTGGCCTGACGTATCAGCGTGCTGTCGGCTTCTGCGTGGTGTGGACCACGGCGTCGCTCCTCGTCCCCTCCTTCTCCCCGGACTTCGCCGAGCAGATCCTGGTTTCGCAGTACTCTTCGTACTTCGTGGCCGGCATCGCCTTCTACCTGATGTACCGGTTCGGGCAGAACCTGCTGCTGTGGTGCATCGTCGGGGTGTCGTACGTCGTGGGCACCGATCAGATCCAGGGCGACGTGCAGGCCCAGAGCACGGTCGCCCACAACCACCTGAACCTGCAGATCGTCTTCGCCCTGCTGGCCGTCTGCTTCGCGCTCATCGGCCTGGTCGCGACCGGCCGGCTCTCCTGGATCCGGGGCCGGTGGACGATCGTCCTCGGCGCGATCACCTACCCGCTGTACCTGATCCACCAGGAGATCGGCTTCACCGTGATCAGCCGGCTGGACCGGCACGTCAACGCCTATCTGCTGCTGGTCACCCTCATCCTGGCGATGATCGCGGCGGCGTGGTCGATCTACCGGGTCGTGGAGAAGCCGCTGAGCCCGACGATCCGGCGCAAGCTGACCGAGTCCCTGCACGTGTCCACCGGAGGGCACTGAGCCGGATCGGGCCAGGGCTTGGGCTGGCCTACTCGTCGAGGTCGAGATCGCGCATCGCCGCGGCGTAGCGGTCCCGCGCCCGACGGGCCTGCCCGTGCGAGCCGGCCGCCTCCAGCAGGTCGATGATCTCGCGATGGCAGGGCTCGTCGTAAGGGTCCTTATCCAGGACGTGGTGCAGGCTGCGCAGGCAGCCGGCGGTGTCGCCGATCCGCCGGTACAGCTCTGCCAGTACCCTGACAAGGTGCAGGTACGTCGCGCGGGCGGTCTCGCGCACGGCGACGGTGCTCTCGTCGTAGGGCTCGTCCTCGAGGAAGTCGCCGGTGTAGGCGCGCTCCGCGGCGGCCAGGGCTTCCAGGGCCTGCGCGCTCTCGCCACGTTCGTGCAGGCGCAACCCGTGGTCGGCTTCGGACAGGAAGCGCTCCACGTCGACGGCCACCCGGGTCGTGTCGAGGGCGATGCTGCCGGAGTCGGCGATGAGGAAGTAGTCGGCCGGGTGCCGCCGACCGGGGTCCAGCACGGATCGGACGGTCGAGAGCGCCACCGAGAGCCGATGGCCCACCGGCCCCGGATCGTCGTCGCCCCACAGCAGTTGTCCGATCTCCTCGCGCGGCACGGGCCGGCCCCGGCGCGCGATCAGGATCCGCAGCAGATCGCGGGCTTTGCGCGACTGCCAGGCCGTGGCGGGCAACGGCTCGCCGCCTATCAGGATCGTGAGTCGGCCGAGGGTCCGGATCTCCACACCGCCGCCGCTGCCACCCACCGCGTAGGCCGGCAGCGGCATCCCGGCCGCGGCCAGGCGTTCTCTGGCCAGTCTGGCGGCGACGCGCTCGGGCGCGCCCGCGTCGGTCCGGGAACCGAGGATCGCGCGCACTCGGTCGGCGTCCAACGCGGCGCCGACCTCCTGCCAGATCTGCAATGCCTCGTTCAATCCGCGCTTGCTCGCGCGCGGCACCGTCCCGGCTACGGCGGCCAGTTCGAGAGCGTGCGCGAGTCGGGGCCGGTCGCGGAAGAACCGAGCCTGCTCGGCCGCCTCGTCGGCGATCCGGACCGCTTCGGCCGCGTCGCCCCGGCCACGCGCGGCGTGACCCGCGGCCAGCAACGCCTCCACCCGCATCGGGCCTTCGGCGTGTCGC
This genomic window from Actinospica robiniae DSM 44927 contains:
- a CDS encoding acyltransferase family protein, whose translation is MRDDIARADAKADVPEPSSTALVPKARSATDVAASPPAAPDSPAPATAQAPPAEAAASSRTKPGNRLHALDLLRFVAAITVVVFHYSARGRGWHTPVRHLFPKLHAVSQYGWMGVELFFLISGFVICMSSWGRPVGAFFVSRVARLFPAYLLAVALTATVVAIWPGFSLDTNTGTVLANFTMLENLLGDRSIDSVYWTLLIELRFYLLFALVVWRGLTYQRAVGFCVVWTTASLLVPSFSPDFAEQILVSQYSSYFVAGIAFYLMYRFGQNLLLWCIVGVSYVVGTDQIQGDVQAQSTVAHNHLNLQIVFALLAVCFALIGLVATGRLSWIRGRWTIVLGAITYPLYLIHQEIGFTVISRLDRHVNAYLLLVTLILAMIAAAWSIYRVVEKPLSPTIRRKLTESLHVSTGGH
- a CDS encoding NAD(P)-dependent oxidoreductase, producing MAAFEIGLLHPGAMGARVAEQAAANGAIVWWLPEGRSAQSRARAAEAGLRDAGSLKQLAERCQIILSVCPPANALEVARSVAALDFAGIYADLNAISPANAASIATLFADPSSVVDGGIVGGPPHRPGETRLYLSGPGAAAERVRALFEATALEPHVLAGDVGRASALKLAFASFNKISYVLAVQAYALASGHGVLDELLELAEHAVPGTALARPDQVAGAGPRAWRWAPEMHEIAEACDAVGAPAAIARAAADVFEHWHALKGADSVSVRRLLDELGVNSADDPDNML
- a CDS encoding GNAT family N-acetyltransferase; translated protein: MIVRAFESADWDQVWPIVEEIVRAADTYTYDPAMTESAARDTWIEPGDGPGLTVVATEDDRIFGTARMGPNRPGPGKHVATASFMVSADARGRGVGRRLCAHALDWAREQGYAGMQFNAVAASNVHAVHLYETLGFTLVGTVPGAFEHPELGRIGLHVMYCDLAKA